A window of Silurus meridionalis isolate SWU-2019-XX chromosome 4, ASM1480568v1, whole genome shotgun sequence contains these coding sequences:
- the LOC124384795 gene encoding serine/threonine-protein kinase pim-1-like isoform X2, protein MKEYFKHVCIDRIQHQGSNQTDLPKSSSRAKRKSVHLPDENEPQQKRSRTQMTQDNHDLADSTKLVGNNNQHSGCWIVKKAYTKHLSYLGALKLLETQKSLFQLQSVDFRAQLQGSNQTDLPKSPSRAKRKSANLQDENEPQEKRSRTQITQENPDLSNSSKLPTKHVGTAHFVNEYEEGELLGEGGFGCVFAGIRKADGLPVAIKYIYKQKSKQLKIPGHGYLPTEVALMSIVNTEPFCSNILRILEWYDDLDNYIMILERPEPCEDLDQFRKRHGSCLPEFMARKLMFQLLKALKHCKSRGILHRDIKPENILVQTDTLNIKLFDFGCGDLVKDCYNTFAGTLDYAPPEWYNKKQYLADPATAWSVGVTMYKLVCGSLPFKTRNQLRLGFVHFPKSMSQECSHLIRWCLHVKSEIRPSLEQIEHHQWFHLSG, encoded by the exons ATGAAGGAATACTTCAAACATGTATGCATCGATAGAATTCAGCATCAGGGGTCTAATCAGACAGATCTTCCCAAGTCATCATCTAGGGCCAAAAGGAAATCTGTTCACTTGCCAGATGAAAATGAGCCTCAGCAAAAGAGATCAAGAACACAGATGACACAAGACAATCATGACCTTGCAGATTCAACTAAACTag TTGGAAACAACAACCAGCACAGTGGATGCTGGATCGTAAAGAAGGCATACACCAAACATTTATCATACTTGGGTGCACTGAAATTGCTGGAGACCCAGAAGTCCTTATTCCAGTTGCAGTCGGTGGACTTTAGAGCTCAGCTTCAGGGGTCTAATCAGACAGATCTTCCCAAGTCACCATCTAGGGCCAAAAGGAAATCTGCTAACTTGCAAGATGAAAATGAACCTCAGGAAAAGAGATCAAGAACACAGATTACACAAGAGAATCCTGACCTCTCAAATTCATCTAAACTTCCGACTAAACATGTTGGCACTG CCCATTTTGTGAATGAGTATGAGGAGGGAGAACTGCTGGGCGAAGGAGGATttggctgtgtgtttgctgGTATTCGCAAAGCAGATGGATTGCCA GTTGCAATCAAGTATATTTACAAACAGAAATCTAAACAACTGAAAATT CCTGGACATGGTTACCTGCCCACTGAGGTAGCTTTGATGTCTATTGTGAACACTGAACCATTCTGTTCCAACATCCTGCGGATTCTCGAGTGGTACGATGATCTTGACAACTACATCATGATACTGGAACGGCCTGAACCATGTGAGGACTTGGATCAATTCCGCAAAAGGCATGGCAGCTGCTTGCCTGAGTTTATGGCTCGTAAACTGATGTTTCAGCTGTTAAAGGCGCTGAAGCATTGTAAAAGCCGAGGAATTCTGCATCGCGACATCAAGCCAGAAAACATCCTAGTTCAGACAGACACTCTTAATATCAAGCTGTTTGACTTTGGGTGTGGAGACTTGGTCAAGGACTGTTACAATACATTTGCAG GCACGTTAGACTACGCTCCGCCTGAGTGGTACAATAAGAAACAGTATTTGGCAGACCCAGCTACTGCCTGGTCTGTGGGTGTGACAATGTACAAGCTGGTGTGTGGCTCTCTGCCTTTCAAGACCAGGAATCAATTGAGacttggctttgtgcactttccCAAAAGCATGTCTCAAG AGTGCAGTCATTTGATCCGTTGGTGTTTGCATGTGAAATCAGAAATCCGTCCCAGCCTGGAACAGATAGAGCATCACCAGTGGTTTCACTTATCAG GGTGA
- the LOC124384795 gene encoding serine/threonine-protein kinase pim-1-like isoform X1, protein MKEYFKHVCIDRIQHQGSNQTDLPKSSSRAKRKSVHLPDENEPQQKRSRTQMTQDNHDLADSTKLVGNNNQHSGCWIVKKAYTKHLSYLGALKLLETQKSLFQLQSVDFRAQLQGSNQTDLPKSPSRAKRKSANLQDENEPQEKRSRTQITQENPDLSNSSKLPTKHVGTAHFVNEYEEGELLGEGGFGCVFAGIRKADGLPVAIKYIYKQKSKQLKIPGHGYLPTEVALMSIVNTEPFCSNILRILEWYDDLDNYIMILERPEPCEDLDQFRKRHGSCLPEFMARKLMFQLLKALKHCKSRGILHRDIKPENILVQTDTLNIKLFDFGCGDLVKDCYNTFAGTLDYAPPEWYNKKQYLADPATAWSVGVTMYKLVCGSLPFKTRNQLRLGFVHFPKSMSQECSHLIRWCLHVKSEIRPSLEQIEHHQWFHLSGICSVLLLPHSL, encoded by the exons ATGAAGGAATACTTCAAACATGTATGCATCGATAGAATTCAGCATCAGGGGTCTAATCAGACAGATCTTCCCAAGTCATCATCTAGGGCCAAAAGGAAATCTGTTCACTTGCCAGATGAAAATGAGCCTCAGCAAAAGAGATCAAGAACACAGATGACACAAGACAATCATGACCTTGCAGATTCAACTAAACTag TTGGAAACAACAACCAGCACAGTGGATGCTGGATCGTAAAGAAGGCATACACCAAACATTTATCATACTTGGGTGCACTGAAATTGCTGGAGACCCAGAAGTCCTTATTCCAGTTGCAGTCGGTGGACTTTAGAGCTCAGCTTCAGGGGTCTAATCAGACAGATCTTCCCAAGTCACCATCTAGGGCCAAAAGGAAATCTGCTAACTTGCAAGATGAAAATGAACCTCAGGAAAAGAGATCAAGAACACAGATTACACAAGAGAATCCTGACCTCTCAAATTCATCTAAACTTCCGACTAAACATGTTGGCACTG CCCATTTTGTGAATGAGTATGAGGAGGGAGAACTGCTGGGCGAAGGAGGATttggctgtgtgtttgctgGTATTCGCAAAGCAGATGGATTGCCA GTTGCAATCAAGTATATTTACAAACAGAAATCTAAACAACTGAAAATT CCTGGACATGGTTACCTGCCCACTGAGGTAGCTTTGATGTCTATTGTGAACACTGAACCATTCTGTTCCAACATCCTGCGGATTCTCGAGTGGTACGATGATCTTGACAACTACATCATGATACTGGAACGGCCTGAACCATGTGAGGACTTGGATCAATTCCGCAAAAGGCATGGCAGCTGCTTGCCTGAGTTTATGGCTCGTAAACTGATGTTTCAGCTGTTAAAGGCGCTGAAGCATTGTAAAAGCCGAGGAATTCTGCATCGCGACATCAAGCCAGAAAACATCCTAGTTCAGACAGACACTCTTAATATCAAGCTGTTTGACTTTGGGTGTGGAGACTTGGTCAAGGACTGTTACAATACATTTGCAG GCACGTTAGACTACGCTCCGCCTGAGTGGTACAATAAGAAACAGTATTTGGCAGACCCAGCTACTGCCTGGTCTGTGGGTGTGACAATGTACAAGCTGGTGTGTGGCTCTCTGCCTTTCAAGACCAGGAATCAATTGAGacttggctttgtgcactttccCAAAAGCATGTCTCAAG AGTGCAGTCATTTGATCCGTTGGTGTTTGCATGTGAAATCAGAAATCCGTCCCAGCCTGGAACAGATAGAGCATCACCAGTGGTTTCACTTATCAGGTATTTGCAGTGTTCTTTTGCTGCCACATTCTTTATga